In Mangifera indica cultivar Alphonso unplaced genomic scaffold, CATAS_Mindica_2.1 Un_0072, whole genome shotgun sequence, a genomic segment contains:
- the LOC123207327 gene encoding putative UDP-rhamnose:rhamnosyltransferase 1, with protein MADAKQLHIAMFPWLAFGHMIPYFELAKRIAQRGHKISFISTPRNIQRLPKVPPNLSSQMNFVSLTLPHHDNLPQHAEATNDLPFHKIPYLKIACDKLQDSLAEFLQKSKPDWIIYDFIAFWLPPITAKLGISSAFFSIFQGWSICFGGSSSSAMINGKDPRTKPEDFTVPPPWVPFKATVAFRLHEAKKIFDHYEMNDSGVTDMVRVGLVIDGCDVIAVRSCMEIESQWINLVRELHGKPILPVGVLPPTTCDSRDTLEDNNWHTINDWLRKHEPKTVIYVAFGSELNLSQIELTELALGLELSGLPFFWALRNRDDTVVLPDGFEERVKGRGVVWTSWAPQLKILAHESVGAFLTHCGFSSITESLYYGHPLVMLPFSIDQGLIARVFTEKKVGIEIPRNEEDGVYTRKSVAKTLKLVIVEEEGKIYREKTNELRVLFADEQLHDQYIHKFVEFLENHRQVSDH; from the coding sequence TAGCCAAACGGATTGCTCAAAGGGGTCACAAGATCTCCTTCATTTCAACTCCCAGAAACATCCAACGCCTTCCTAAAGTCCCTCCAAATTTATCTTCGCAAATGAATTTTGTGAGCCTCACTTTACCCCATCACGATAATCTTCCACAACACGCAGAGGCCACCAATGATTTGCCATTTCACAAAATCCCATATCTTAAAATCGCCTGTGATAAACTCCAAGATTCTTTGGCCGAATTTTTGCAAAAATCCAAGCCAGATTGGATTATTTACGACTTTATTGCTTTCTGGTTGCCACCAATAACAGCCAAGCTTGGAATCTCCAGCGCCTTCTTCAGCATATTCCAGGGTTGGTCAATCTGTTTCGGTGGATCATCATCATCGGCCATGATCAACGGCAAGGATCCTCGTACTAAGCCAGAAGATTTCACTGTTCCTCCACCATGGGTACCATTCAAAGCCACCGTTGCGTTTCGACTTCATGaagcaaaaaaaatttttgatcaTTATGAGATGAACGATTCGGGAGTTACAGATATGGTTCGTGTGGGGTTGGTGATAGATGGTTGTGATGTGATAGCTGTAAGAAGCTGCATGGAGATTGAATCGCAATGGATAAATCTCGTGAGAGAGCTTCATGGTAAACCAATCCTACCTGTAGGGGTGTTGCCGCCTACGACTTGTGACAGTAGAGACACCCTTGAAGATAACAACTGGCATACCATTAACGACTGGTTAAGAAAACACGAGCCAAAGACTGTGATTTACGTAGCATTTGGAAGCGAGttaaatttgagccaaattgaGTTGACTGAGTTGGCTCTAGGTTTGGAATTATCCGGGTTACCTTTCTTTTGGGCTTTAAGGAATCGGGATGACACAGTAGTTCTTCCCGATGGGTTTGAGGAAAGAGTGAAGGGTAGAGGAGTGGTGTGGACGAGTTGGGCCCCTCAACTCAAAATATTAGCTCATGAATCGGTGGGAGCTTTTTTGACTCACTGTGGATTTAGCTCAATCACAGAGTCATTATATTATGGACATCCCCTGGTTATGTTGCCTTTCTCCATAGACCAGGGATTGATTGCCAGAGTTTTTACAGAGAAGAAAGTTGGCATAGAGATACCGAGAAATGAGGAAGATGGAGTGTACACGAGGAAATCAGTGGCGAAGACATTAAAGTTGGTTatagttgaagaagaaggaaaaatttATAGAGAGAAAACCAATGAATTGAGGGTTTTATTTGCAGATGAACAACTCCATGATCAATACATACACAAATTTGTTGAGTTTCTGGAGAATCATAGGCAAGTTTCAGATCATTGA